In Ptiloglossa arizonensis isolate GNS036 chromosome 10, iyPtiAriz1_principal, whole genome shotgun sequence, the genomic window TTGCGTACAGTGCATATTATCCGGCATGATGATTTATTTGTACAAATCACACTTTTCGCTATATTCATTCGATACGAAAtgcttatttttaattacgtcaTTTAAGTCTGCTTTTACCATTTAACTTTGTTCTCGATGCAATTACCAATTGACCGAGCATtttaaatgaatgaaaattttgtgCACGACTTCCTTGTTCACATATAAATTTGTATGCAAGCAATCATTGTGCGTTTGCTTGTTTCCACGAATTCAATTCTTTGATCGAaccaaaaacgaaaagaaaaagttgTCGCGCATGTACATAGAGTCGGTCCGCAAGCCGTGTGGAATGGCCCACATTATATAAGCCCACGACATTTTCTTTACTGTTCGTTCGAGACGGAAAGCTATGAAGTAGAAAACTATAATTTCGTCAACCAAGAAGGAAGTTTACGGGATAAACAGAGGCTTTGGGAGGATGTTGGACGGGATAACACTGAAATTCTCTGTTTCAGGGAGTACTGATGCTGCAGGACCAATATCGTGCCTTGATGCAGTACAGTATACCGAAAGATTGCCATGTAGATAAGCCACCAGCAAAGAACACTCAAGATTGGCACTGCGTTAAGGTATACCTGCTTAAAAGTATCTAATATTCGTTATTGAGTAAAACAACCATCATCAATACTGCTTTTTTCTTATTGAAGTGTGGTGCACATAATTTCAAGAGACGCGAAACATGTTTTAAATGTTCCGCCTCTCGAGCAGAAAGCGAAGAAGGTGGAGAAGGTAGTGACGAAATCAGCCCGCAtcctacaaataccgttcttcTTCGAGGATTGGACGTATTAACAACTGAAGATTCAGTTTTGCAAGCAATGAAAAACCTTTCGTCAATGCCAATACGTAGTATCCGTATTGGACGCGATTCTCTTACCAATACATCGAGAGGTGTTTGTTACTTGGAAATGGGCAACGTAGTGGATGCCATGTATTTACACACGGCCCTCACCAAGCAAGGATTGGTGGTGGATGGTAGAAAAGTAGAAATCACTTATTGTAAACTCCATCAAATAAATAACACCAATACATGGAAGGCAAACGATAGCCAACCACAAAGATACACTTTAGATGATGTTGCTCAATTGGCGGAGTATAGTGCCAACTTATATGCTAAGACACCTGCACAGAAAGCTCACTATCTTCAGTATTATACGCAATATTATCAAAATCAAATAATGCAGGGATCCGCGATTACATTACCGTCTTTAAATCAAACCGATAGAGTGAACGCGGCAGCAGCCGTAGCACAATCTGCTATACAGCAACTACAAGCATCCAGAAAGTTAGGAGATGCAGATGAAATGAAGAACAGACCAATGCCTTCTGCGCCAACTAGTACCTCATTAGCGAGTGGAAGAGTGCCTGCGCATGCTAGTGATGGTAAAGTATACTGTAAGTTTATATCAACggaacaaattattttaattttagtttaaaaagttttttttttttacaatgtattAATATGTATTGTAGCTGTACCAGATGTTAGTACTTATCACTACGACGAATCGTCAGGCTACTACTACGATCCAAGTACAGGATTATATTATGATCCTAATTcgcaatattattataatagtcACACACAACAATTCCTTTATTGGGATGCTGAATCATTCTCATATCAACCAGCAAAGGTAAttaaaattgatatattttgtTATTGTAATGTGATATTTCTAGAATTAATCGATATTTTAATTCCTAATATTTATGTTGTATGTGTATATAGACTGCTACAGCCGTAACGCAAGCAACAGGAACTACGAGTAGCGGGACTACAATAACTGCCACCGCTAGCAGCACTGACTCAACAAATACAATCACCAATCAAGCGACAACTTCAACAGTCACCAGTGCGACTCAAGAAGTATTAAAGGAAgacgaaagtaaaaagaaagacAGCAAACAAGATAAAGTGAAAGTAGCAAAGAAAATAGCGAAAGATATGGAACGTTGGGCAAAAACATTGaatcaaaagaaagaaaatgcaaAGAGCAATTGGAATTCGGAATTTGCTGGTGGTGATGGCAATCAGGGAGTCGGAAGTGGAGCGGCGGATGCAGGATATGCTATATTAGAAAAGAAATCTTTAGCAACGTCTTACCATGAGGATGAAGATCAAAGCGGAAATAATGGTTTAGTCGCTGCTTATGGTGGAGGTAGTGACACAGAAGAGGAAATAGAAGATGTTCAACAAGAAGAAAGACAACATACAGATTGGACTAAATTAGCTTGCTTATTGTGTAAACGACAATTTCCAAGTAAAGAAGCGTTACTTCGTCATCAACAATTGTCCGACCTTCACAAACAGAATTTGGAAAACTGGTATCAAGTGCGTGGTCTGGATCCAAATGACCCGcagcaaagaaataataaatatcggGATCGTGC contains:
- the LOC143152235 gene encoding RNA-binding protein 5 isoform X1, which produces MDNMYSNNIDPWEPGYGPERRGHNSDYDYRNDYGSSRSPDYTEHRDNDHRDRDHRSPEYRNHRGRDRDRERDRSRDRRDRSRDDRDRSYRDREDRYGRQRDRDSVERDRDRDRDRDRDRDRSRRDRDRDRDRDRRGKREDRDRDRDDDHSRESMDFEHDHGRTYGSSMEGIHYKSQSPNNTIMIRGLAQHITENDVRQDILNCGLMPKDIRLIRKKDTGASRGFAFVEFNATQEAARWMEMKQGVLMLQDQYRALMQYSIPKDCHVDKPPAKNTQDWHCVKCGAHNFKRRETCFKCSASRAESEEGGEGSDEISPHPTNTVLLRGLDVLTTEDSVLQAMKNLSSMPIRSIRIGRDSLTNTSRGVCYLEMGNVVDAMYLHTALTKQGLVVDGRKVEITYCKLHQINNTNTWKANDSQPQRYTLDDVAQLAEYSANLYAKTPAQKAHYLQYYTQYYQNQIMQGSAITLPSLNQTDRVNAAAAVAQSAIQQLQASRKLGDADEMKNRPMPSAPTSTSLASGRVPAHASDGKVYSVPDVSTYHYDESSGYYYDPSTGLYYDPNSQYYYNSHTQQFLYWDAESFSYQPAKTATAVTQATGTTSSGTTITATASSTDSTNTITNQATTSTVTSATQEVLKEDESKKKDSKQDKVKVAKKIAKDMERWAKTLNQKKENAKSNWNSEFAGGDGNQGVGSGAADAGYAILEKKSLATSYHEDEDQSGNNGLVAAYGGGSDTEEEIEDVQQEERQHTDWTKLACLLCKRQFPSKEALLRHQQLSDLHKQNLENWYQVRGLDPNDPQQRNNKYRDRAKERRAKYGEPEPPQPNKLKEKYLKTRVEDISVSYEEPTRAGIGSDNVGNKLLQKMGWSEGMGLGKSNQGRTSIIEAERRVPTAGLGAKSSSYSALPGDTYKDCVKKMMYARYQELSDS
- the LOC143152235 gene encoding RNA-binding protein 5 isoform X2, which codes for MDNMYSNNIDPWEPGYGPERRGHNSDYDYRNDYGSSRSPDYTEHRDNDHRDRDHRSPEYRNHRGRDRDRERDRSRDRRDRSRDDRDRSYRDREDRYGRQRDRDSVERDRDRDRDRDRDRDRSRRDRDRDRDRDRRGKREDRDRDRDDDHSRESMDFEHDHGRTYGSSMEGIHYKSQSPNNTIMIRGLAQHITENDVRQDILNCGLMPKDIRLIRKKDTGASRGFAFVEFNATQEAARWMEMKQGVLMLQDQYRALMQYSIPKDCHVDKPPAKNTQDWHCVKCGAHNFKRRETCFKCSASRAESEEGGEGSDEISPHPTNTVLLRGLDVLTTEDSVLQAMKNLSSMPIRSIRIGRDSLTNTSRGVCYLEMGNVVDAMYLHTALTKQGLVVDGRKVEITYCKLHQINNTNTWKANDSQPQRYTLDDVAQLAEYSANLYAKTPAQKAHYLQYYTQYYQNQIMQGSAITLPSLNQTDRVNAAAAVAQSAIQQLQASRKLGDADEMKNRPMPSAPTSTSLASGRVPAHASDAVPDVSTYHYDESSGYYYDPSTGLYYDPNSQYYYNSHTQQFLYWDAESFSYQPAKTATAVTQATGTTSSGTTITATASSTDSTNTITNQATTSTVTSATQEVLKEDESKKKDSKQDKVKVAKKIAKDMERWAKTLNQKKENAKSNWNSEFAGGDGNQGVGSGAADAGYAILEKKSLATSYHEDEDQSGNNGLVAAYGGGSDTEEEIEDVQQEERQHTDWTKLACLLCKRQFPSKEALLRHQQLSDLHKQNLENWYQVRGLDPNDPQQRNNKYRDRAKERRAKYGEPEPPQPNKLKEKYLKTRVEDISVSYEEPTRAGIGSDNVGNKLLQKMGWSEGMGLGKSNQGRTSIIEAERRVPTAGLGAKSSSYSALPGDTYKDCVKKMMYARYQELSDS